One Lactobacillus sp. CBA3606 DNA segment encodes these proteins:
- a CDS encoding helix-turn-helix domain-containing protein, whose amino-acid sequence MFADYLLLMFTTTPRRSKALFNLLRGRRTVSTLFAGLSYQRLDQLDSWHGVPLAKFEAAADELVAAGWLSSPTAGQLQLTTAGQAQQAKLQQTLYLPQAWDQFQQVDVRRFEALSQLALQVVSEAVHQQRQYYPISTDPGVQATVKQWLRQWYRPELGTTIYQELQQFLQTVSPDLATIFAASLTGHAFPGQTDQQLAEQFKCSTVEILVMRKDLTCLWIKWLRQTKQGPLAALLRPLIKATPVSTSAWQTYQALKVTPDLAQIAQQRHLKLSTVREHLLEVAILMPEFPYQQLLTAARVQRLTAIFATNPAVETWQYATVSAVEPQLDFFWFRLFQIMRCHDAAR is encoded by the coding sequence ATGTTTGCTGATTATTTATTATTAATGTTCACGACGACGCCCCGGCGGTCCAAGGCACTCTTTAACCTGTTACGTGGTCGCCGGACAGTCTCAACCTTGTTTGCTGGACTAAGCTACCAGCGACTAGACCAATTGGACAGTTGGCATGGGGTCCCGTTAGCTAAGTTTGAAGCCGCCGCTGATGAGTTGGTCGCCGCCGGTTGGCTAAGTTCCCCAACCGCCGGACAACTGCAATTAACGACTGCCGGGCAAGCACAACAGGCCAAGTTGCAACAGACGTTATATTTGCCGCAAGCTTGGGACCAATTTCAACAAGTTGATGTGCGCCGTTTTGAAGCGTTGAGTCAGTTAGCGTTGCAAGTTGTTTCAGAAGCGGTCCACCAGCAACGACAATATTATCCAATCAGTACTGATCCAGGGGTTCAAGCGACAGTTAAACAATGGTTACGCCAATGGTACCGGCCGGAACTAGGGACGACAATTTATCAGGAGTTACAGCAGTTTTTACAAACGGTCTCACCAGACTTAGCGACGATTTTTGCGGCGAGCTTAACGGGCCATGCTTTTCCTGGCCAAACTGATCAACAATTGGCTGAACAATTTAAGTGTTCGACGGTCGAAATATTGGTGATGCGCAAGGATTTGACTTGTTTGTGGATTAAATGGCTACGGCAGACCAAGCAAGGGCCACTAGCGGCTCTATTACGCCCGTTGATAAAGGCGACGCCAGTTAGCACCAGCGCTTGGCAAACGTATCAAGCGTTGAAAGTGACGCCAGATTTAGCCCAAATTGCACAGCAACGGCATTTAAAATTAAGCACGGTTCGCGAGCATTTGTTGGAGGTGGCGATTCTAATGCCAGAATTTCCGTATCAGCAATTATTGACAGCTGCGCGGGTACAACGGTTAACAGCGATTTTTGCAACGAATCCAGCAGTTGAAACGTGGCAATATGCCACAGTTAGCGCTGTTGAGCCACAATTAGATTTCTTTTGGTTCCGACTTTTCCAGATTATGAGGTGTCACGATGCAGCGCGCTGA
- a CDS encoding ECF transporter S component, producing the protein MQQTTLRRLVGIALLGACAYIVMLLEFPIIPMASWMKIDFSDIPILIGLFLYGMGGAFAITLVKLVLHSATMGFALPDLIGSLASFMGSAVLIIVFALVLRYYRGNPKWRMPLAIGLATIGLIIVESLANLTFVLPFYMQVMGLKLNVSLNTMILVAVVPFNLIKGVLVGNVFWLVYHRLAKWLSKQNQLMSRT; encoded by the coding sequence ATGCAACAAACAACGTTACGCCGACTAGTGGGCATTGCCTTGCTTGGCGCGTGTGCATATATTGTCATGTTACTAGAGTTTCCAATCATCCCGATGGCGTCATGGATGAAGATTGATTTTTCAGATATTCCTATTTTGATTGGCTTGTTCCTATATGGAATGGGTGGCGCGTTTGCCATTACTTTGGTCAAGCTAGTCTTACATTCAGCGACGATGGGCTTTGCGTTACCAGATTTAATCGGCTCGTTGGCCAGCTTTATGGGGTCAGCGGTTTTGATTATCGTATTTGCACTAGTTTTACGCTATTATCGTGGTAATCCGAAATGGCGGATGCCGCTGGCAATTGGTTTGGCAACGATTGGCTTGATTATTGTTGAATCGTTAGCTAATTTAACCTTTGTCTTGCCATTTTATATGCAGGTGATGGGGTTGAAGCTAAATGTGTCGCTCAATACGATGATATTAGTTGCGGTGGTGCCGTTTAACTTAATTAAAGGGGTGCTGGTTGGCAATGTCTTTTGGCTAGTCTATCATCGCTTAGCTAAATGGTTAAGCAAGCAAAATCAACTCATGAGTCGTACTTAA
- a CDS encoding pseudouridine synthase, which produces MAERLQKVMAEAGVASRRKSEKLITSGHVRVNGQTVTTLGVKVEASDRVEVDGLPLLAEKPVYYLFYKPRGVVTTVHDERGRKTVMDFFKDVPERIYPVGRLDYDTSGLLIMTNDGALANRLTHPKFEIKKTYLAKVEGVPTNADLKQLRLGVEIDGRMTAPAKSNLLDSDHKKNNALVQLTIHEGHNHQVKNMLAAIGHPVTKLKRERYGVLDLQSLQAGEYRKLKPIEISKLKGER; this is translated from the coding sequence ATGGCAGAACGATTACAAAAAGTGATGGCCGAGGCGGGCGTGGCGTCACGGCGCAAGTCAGAAAAACTAATTACCTCGGGACATGTCCGTGTGAATGGGCAAACCGTGACTACCTTAGGGGTTAAAGTTGAAGCTAGCGACCGGGTTGAGGTTGATGGGCTACCTTTATTGGCAGAAAAACCAGTTTATTATTTGTTTTATAAGCCACGTGGTGTTGTGACGACGGTTCATGATGAACGGGGCCGGAAAACGGTGATGGACTTTTTCAAAGATGTACCGGAACGGATTTATCCAGTGGGCCGCTTGGATTATGATACTTCAGGGTTATTAATTATGACTAATGATGGCGCCTTAGCCAATCGGTTAACCCATCCAAAATTTGAAATCAAAAAAACTTATTTGGCTAAAGTGGAAGGCGTCCCAACAAATGCTGATTTAAAGCAATTACGATTAGGGGTTGAAATTGATGGCCGCATGACAGCGCCGGCAAAATCTAATTTATTGGATAGTGACCACAAGAAAAATAATGCGTTGGTACAATTGACCATCCACGAAGGCCATAATCATCAAGTTAAAAATATGCTGGCGGCGATTGGGCATCCCGTAACGAAGCTAAAACGGGAACGCTATGGTGTCTTAGACTTGCAAAGTTTGCAGGCCGGTGAATATCGTAAGTTGAAGCCAATTGAAATTAGTAAATTAAAAGGCGAAAGATAA
- the scpB gene encoding SMC-Scp complex subunit ScpB gives MTNIEQIEGLLFVAGDEGITVAELEHATGFAKPAINMMLTNLAAKYEQDADSALVILSTANTYRLATKQAVAPILKRYFEAPLSTSLSQASLEVLAIIAYRQPLTRIEIDEIRGVQSGSTIQKLVLRQLVTETGRLSEPGRPILYGTTELFLDYFGLKSLEELPKIDLEALSDTTHPAPETDLFLTAFQDRLNGQHEDSEEN, from the coding sequence ATGACGAACATTGAACAAATTGAAGGCTTATTATTTGTTGCTGGGGATGAAGGAATTACAGTTGCGGAGTTAGAACATGCGACTGGTTTTGCCAAACCTGCAATCAATATGATGTTAACGAACCTAGCAGCTAAGTATGAACAAGATGCGGATAGTGCTTTGGTGATTTTATCTACGGCGAACACCTACCGCTTAGCGACTAAGCAAGCGGTCGCACCGATTTTGAAGCGTTACTTTGAGGCGCCACTATCAACGAGTTTATCGCAGGCTTCGCTAGAGGTATTGGCAATTATTGCTTATCGACAGCCGCTAACGCGAATTGAAATTGATGAAATTCGGGGTGTTCAAAGTGGTTCGACGATTCAAAAATTAGTCTTACGCCAATTGGTAACAGAAACTGGGCGACTAAGTGAGCCCGGTCGACCAATTTTGTATGGGACCACTGAACTATTTTTGGATTACTTTGGGTTGAAATCATTGGAAGAGCTACCTAAGATTGATTTGGAGGCGTTAAGCGATACCACGCATCCAGCACCTGAAACTGATTTATTTTTAACGGCATTTCAAGATAGATTGAATGGACAACATGAAGATAGTGAGGAAAACTAA
- a CDS encoding ScpA family protein: protein MNNEQPITIKISEFEGPLDLLLHLIRQNKMDIYDIPIAEITQQYLDYLHSMQALQLDVAGDYLVMAATLMTIKSRYLLPPSAEADELAETEVDEDPRDSLVAELLAYKVYQEAAGELRVKEQARHQHFTREAMLVPTELAVPKLTAGITVADLQAAFRQLVAKRRRAQPLVKTVTADPVNIEDRMQQIAQQLQQQPQGVDFAALFTVTASDDMLVTTFMAVLELTKQAQLRLVQTDGLGPIHLYLRQDEQHDEH from the coding sequence ATGAACAACGAACAGCCAATCACCATTAAAATCTCAGAATTTGAGGGTCCCTTGGACTTGTTATTGCACCTCATTCGGCAAAACAAAATGGATATTTACGATATTCCAATCGCTGAAATTACGCAGCAATATTTGGATTATTTACATTCTATGCAGGCGTTACAATTAGATGTGGCAGGTGATTATTTGGTCATGGCGGCGACTTTAATGACGATTAAGAGTCGATATTTATTGCCACCGTCGGCAGAGGCCGATGAGTTGGCTGAAACTGAGGTAGATGAGGATCCCCGTGATTCACTGGTTGCGGAATTATTGGCTTACAAAGTGTACCAAGAAGCGGCAGGAGAATTGCGCGTTAAAGAGCAAGCGCGTCATCAGCATTTTACACGCGAAGCCATGTTGGTGCCAACCGAATTAGCGGTCCCCAAGCTCACTGCGGGGATTACCGTCGCTGATTTGCAAGCGGCATTTCGACAATTGGTTGCCAAGCGGCGACGCGCTCAGCCGCTCGTAAAAACGGTGACGGCCGATCCTGTCAACATTGAAGACCGAATGCAACAGATTGCTCAGCAGTTACAACAGCAGCCACAGGGGGTCGATTTTGCGGCCTTATTTACGGTGACTGCCAGTGATGATATGTTAGTCACGACTTTTATGGCCGTGTTAGAATTAACTAAGCAAGCACAATTAAGATTGGTTCAGACCGATGGCCTTGGACCGATTCATTTATATTTACGACAGGATGAACAGCATGACGAACATTGA
- a CDS encoding N-acetyltransferase produces the protein MLVKYRKDYEKVAMGLLSFIPDFKDIGHLQTEMKWYQATGNHQLLLWRQASGDFSGIVGLEVGTDFVLVHHDSLSPEERTPANQHQMLDELAALYPDKRVMGTLEMAPIIGEWERNRDEQRTANHH, from the coding sequence ATGTTAGTTAAATATCGTAAAGACTACGAAAAAGTGGCGATGGGCTTACTCTCTTTTATTCCTGATTTTAAAGATATTGGTCATTTGCAGACTGAAATGAAATGGTATCAGGCGACTGGTAATCATCAATTATTATTGTGGCGGCAAGCTAGTGGTGATTTTAGTGGCATCGTGGGGTTAGAAGTTGGGACAGATTTTGTTCTAGTTCACCACGATTCCTTATCGCCAGAAGAACGGACACCGGCCAATCAACATCAAATGTTAGATGAGCTAGCAGCGTTATATCCGGATAAACGGGTGATGGGTACCTTAGAAATGGCCCCAATTATTGGGGAATGGGAGCGCAATCGTGATGAACAACGAACAGCCAATCACCATTAA
- the xerD gene encoding site-specific tyrosine recombinase XerD, giving the protein MQDQLADYLHFLRVERGLVTNSIKSYRQDLTEFCGYLTTQKIASFKVVDRYVILNYLQVLDETGKSRNTIIHAVSSLRKFFQYLVQLRQIDQDPMLKIDTPKRAQHLPQVLSAHEVERLLAVPKLDTTLGLRDRALLEVMYATGLRVSETINLKMDDLHLDLGLVQTIGKGDKERIIPIGDIAIDFVERYLKTARPKLVSPKRRNTYIFLNNHGGQLTRQGVWKNLKASVKAAGIEKDVTPHTLRHSFATHILENGADLRVVQELLGHADISTTQIYTHITKKRLAEVYNKYHPRA; this is encoded by the coding sequence ATGCAGGACCAGCTTGCTGACTACCTGCATTTTTTGCGTGTCGAACGCGGGCTAGTTACGAATAGTATTAAAAGTTATCGGCAGGATTTGACCGAATTTTGTGGTTATTTGACCACTCAAAAAATTGCGTCATTCAAGGTAGTCGATCGTTATGTGATTCTAAATTATCTTCAAGTTTTAGATGAGACGGGTAAGTCGCGGAATACAATTATTCATGCGGTTTCTAGTTTACGGAAATTTTTTCAATATCTGGTGCAATTACGACAGATTGATCAAGATCCAATGCTAAAAATCGACACCCCTAAACGGGCACAACATTTGCCACAAGTCTTGTCGGCGCACGAGGTCGAACGGCTATTAGCAGTGCCTAAGCTAGACACCACTTTAGGTTTACGCGATCGGGCGCTACTGGAAGTAATGTACGCAACTGGTCTACGAGTCAGTGAAACGATTAATTTAAAAATGGATGATTTACATTTAGACTTAGGCTTGGTACAAACGATTGGTAAGGGTGATAAGGAACGGATTATTCCAATCGGTGATATTGCGATTGATTTCGTTGAACGTTACCTTAAAACAGCCCGGCCCAAGTTAGTTTCACCTAAGCGACGAAATACTTATATATTTCTTAATAATCACGGTGGGCAACTGACACGACAGGGTGTTTGGAAAAATCTGAAAGCCAGTGTGAAAGCGGCTGGCATTGAAAAAGATGTGACCCCGCATACCTTGCGCCATTCGTTTGCAACGCATATTTTGGAAAATGGCGCTGATTTGCGGGTGGTACAAGAGCTATTGGGTCATGCGGACATTTCAACGACGCAAATTTACACGCATATTACCAAAAAGCGACTGGCGGAGGTTTATAATAAATACCATCCCCGGGCTTAG
- a CDS encoding S1 RNA-binding domain-containing protein, whose product MESIMGTVVTGKVTDENDDAYFVQVNGETFWVDKLEPEQPLHIGGLYEGFAYENEQHRLQLTRHIPEISFDHYVWGTVVRTRHDLGVFVDVGLPNKDLVVSLDELPTISRLWPKKDDRLMVKLARDNKQRLWGTLADQTYFAEIATPYDRNQVKNTDTVVTVFRLKMAGTSVITDDGHLGFVHPSERDQEPRLGQHMKARVIGNLRDGEMNLSLKPRGYEEIGDDAQMLLAALQHQGTHTLPFWDKSDPEDIRTYFGISKSQFKRAVGNLLKQRLISQQPGEIKLIEVSDDEADD is encoded by the coding sequence ATGGAAAGTATTATGGGAACGGTCGTTACAGGTAAGGTAACGGATGAAAATGATGATGCGTATTTTGTACAAGTTAATGGTGAAACGTTCTGGGTTGATAAGTTGGAACCAGAACAACCGTTACATATCGGTGGCTTATATGAAGGGTTTGCTTATGAAAATGAGCAACATCGGTTACAATTAACGCGGCATATTCCTGAAATCTCATTTGACCATTATGTTTGGGGGACTGTTGTGCGCACACGCCATGATTTAGGGGTGTTTGTCGATGTTGGGTTACCAAACAAAGATTTAGTGGTTTCATTGGATGAATTGCCAACGATTAGTCGGCTATGGCCTAAAAAAGACGATCGATTAATGGTTAAGCTCGCGCGGGATAACAAGCAACGGTTATGGGGTACTTTAGCCGATCAAACTTATTTTGCGGAAATTGCGACGCCTTATGATCGTAACCAAGTTAAAAATACTGATACAGTTGTGACGGTCTTTCGCTTAAAAATGGCGGGAACTTCCGTGATTACTGATGATGGTCATTTGGGTTTTGTGCACCCTTCAGAACGAGATCAAGAACCACGTCTGGGGCAGCACATGAAGGCCCGGGTCATCGGTAACTTACGTGATGGCGAAATGAACCTTTCTTTGAAGCCCCGGGGCTATGAAGAAATTGGCGATGATGCTCAGATGTTATTAGCGGCATTACAACATCAAGGCACTCATACATTACCTTTTTGGGATAAAAGTGATCCCGAAGATATTCGGACCTATTTTGGGATTAGTAAGTCACAATTTAAGCGCGCCGTCGGTAATTTATTGAAGCAACGACTCATTAGTCAACAACCCGGTGAAATTAAGTTAATTGAGGTTAGCGATGACGAAGCCGACGATTAA
- a CDS encoding DUF441 domain-containing protein — MESWLFLLAILVVAWLGKNQSLQIATVVVLLIKLIPNTNKLLTTIGQKGINWGVTVITVAILIPIATGQVGFKDLWHAFKSPVGWIAVACGVLVSVLSFHGVGLLSATPEITVALVFGTILGVVLLRGIAAGPIIAAGITYCIIQVLHLSLQ, encoded by the coding sequence ATGGAAAGTTGGCTATTTTTATTAGCTATTTTAGTGGTGGCTTGGCTAGGTAAGAATCAATCCTTGCAAATTGCCACCGTGGTTGTTTTACTGATTAAGCTCATTCCAAATACGAATAAATTATTGACGACGATTGGGCAAAAGGGGATTAATTGGGGCGTGACCGTCATTACGGTTGCCATCCTCATTCCAATTGCCACGGGTCAAGTTGGTTTTAAGGATTTATGGCATGCTTTCAAATCGCCAGTCGGTTGGATTGCAGTTGCCTGTGGTGTGTTAGTCTCAGTGCTGTCATTTCACGGTGTCGGTTTATTATCGGCAACGCCAGAAATTACAGTGGCATTAGTTTTTGGGACTATCTTAGGTGTGGTGTTGTTACGTGGAATTGCGGCTGGCCCGATTATTGCGGCCGGCATTACTTATTGTATTATTCAAGTTTTACATTTGAGTTTGCAATAA
- the pyk gene encoding pyruvate kinase, with protein MKKTKIVSTLGPASTDIDTIVKLIEAGANIFRFNFSHGDHEEHLDRLNKVHEAEKITGKTVGIMLDTKGAEIRTTVQKDGKSEYKIGDKVRISMDDSLESTHDRIAVTYDGLYDDVHIGGHVLFDDGLLDMKIDEKDEANRELVTTVQNAGVLGSRKGTNAPGVSINLPGITEKDSSDIRFGLDHEINYIAASFVRKPQDVLDIHELLEEKHMEHVQIFPKIESQEGIDNVDEILKVCDGLMVARGDMGVEIPAENVPLVQKSLIKKCNALGMPVITATQMLDSMQENPRPTRAEASDVANAVFDGTDATMLSGESANGLYPVESVAMMAKIDQKAENTLAENGSLQLNRFDKTSVTETIGIAIARAAKNLGIKTIVAATESGYTAKMISKYRPDADILAITFDERTQRGLMVNWGVQPIVAEKPETTDDMFDLAASKAVELGFAKEGDLILITAGVPVGERGTTNIMKIQLIGSKLADGQGVGDETVIGKAVIATSAQEAIDKAVEGGVLVTKTTDKDYLPAIEKSSALIVENGGLTSHAAVVGISMGIPVIVGVKDATSVIADGQLITVDSRRGFIYRGASNAL; from the coding sequence ATGAAGAAAACCAAGATTGTTTCAACACTTGGTCCTGCCAGCACCGATATCGACACTATTGTTAAATTGATTGAAGCCGGCGCAAATATTTTCCGCTTTAACTTCTCACATGGAGATCATGAAGAACATTTGGATCGTTTAAACAAGGTTCATGAAGCTGAAAAGATTACGGGTAAGACTGTTGGTATCATGCTTGATACTAAGGGTGCTGAAATTCGGACAACTGTTCAAAAAGATGGTAAGTCTGAATACAAGATCGGTGATAAGGTACGTATTTCCATGGATGATTCTCTAGAATCAACTCATGACAGAATTGCCGTTACCTATGATGGCCTTTATGACGATGTTCATATTGGTGGTCATGTCCTCTTCGATGATGGTTTATTAGACATGAAGATTGACGAAAAAGACGAAGCTAACCGCGAATTGGTTACCACTGTCCAAAACGCCGGTGTTCTAGGTTCACGTAAAGGGACCAACGCTCCTGGCGTTTCAATCAACTTACCAGGGATTACTGAAAAGGACTCAAGCGATATTCGCTTCGGTTTGGATCACGAAATCAACTATATTGCTGCTTCTTTCGTTCGTAAGCCACAAGATGTCTTAGACATCCATGAATTACTCGAAGAAAAGCATATGGAACATGTTCAAATCTTCCCTAAGATCGAATCACAAGAAGGTATCGACAATGTCGATGAAATTCTTAAGGTTTGTGATGGTTTGATGGTTGCTCGTGGTGACATGGGTGTTGAAATTCCAGCTGAAAATGTACCTTTGGTACAAAAGAGCTTGATCAAGAAATGTAATGCTTTAGGGATGCCAGTTATTACGGCTACTCAAATGCTTGATTCAATGCAAGAAAACCCACGTCCTACTCGTGCCGAAGCTTCTGACGTTGCCAATGCTGTCTTTGATGGTACTGACGCAACGATGCTTTCAGGTGAAAGTGCTAATGGGCTTTACCCAGTTGAATCAGTTGCTATGATGGCTAAAATCGACCAAAAGGCTGAAAACACTTTAGCTGAAAACGGTAGTTTACAATTAAACCGTTTCGATAAGACTAGTGTTACTGAAACCATTGGTATCGCGATTGCTCGGGCTGCTAAAAACTTGGGTATCAAGACGATTGTTGCTGCGACTGAATCTGGCTACACTGCTAAGATGATTTCAAAGTACCGTCCAGATGCTGACATTTTAGCAATCACTTTCGACGAACGGACACAACGTGGTTTGATGGTTAACTGGGGTGTTCAACCAATCGTGGCTGAAAAACCAGAAACAACCGATGACATGTTTGATTTAGCTGCTTCTAAAGCTGTTGAACTTGGTTTTGCCAAGGAAGGCGACTTAATCTTGATCACCGCTGGGGTTCCAGTTGGTGAACGTGGGACAACTAATATCATGAAGATTCAATTAATCGGCTCAAAATTAGCTGATGGCCAAGGTGTCGGTGACGAAACTGTCATTGGTAAGGCTGTTATTGCTACTTCTGCGCAAGAAGCAATTGACAAGGCTGTTGAAGGCGGCGTTTTAGTTACTAAGACGACCGACAAAGACTACTTGCCAGCAATTGAAAAGTCTAGTGCTTTGATTGTTGAAAACGGTGGTTTAACTTCACACGCTGCGGTTGTTGGTATCTCAATGGGGATTCCAGTTATCGTTGGTGTTAAGGATGCAACTTCTGTTATTGCTGATGGTCAATTGATCACAGTTGATTCACGTCGTGGGTTCATTTACCGCGGTGCATCTAACGCACTTTAA
- the pfkA gene encoding 6-phosphofructokinase: protein MKRIGILTSGGDAPGMNAAVRAVARKAMAEGLEAYGINYGFAGLVAGDIHKLESADLDGVIEQGGTLLYSARYPEFAQVEGQLKGIEQLKKFGIDALVVIGGDGSYHGALRLTEHGYNTIGLPGTIDNDIPFTDFTIGFDTAVNTDVEALDRIHDTAHSHDRTFVVEVMGRGAGDVAMWAGVSAGADAIVIPEQDWDMETIANKIKYNRANGHRSNIVVLAEGVMGAAEFVEKLSEYGDFDARANTIGHMQRGGRPTAKDRVMASKMGAYAVELLLAGKGGVAVGIQNNQLVNHSILDLFDSKHESELSLTKLNDEISFN from the coding sequence ATGAAACGCATTGGTATTTTAACCAGTGGCGGTGACGCTCCTGGTATGAATGCGGCCGTTCGTGCTGTTGCTCGTAAAGCAATGGCCGAAGGGTTAGAAGCATACGGCATCAACTACGGTTTTGCCGGATTGGTTGCTGGCGACATTCATAAATTAGAGTCAGCAGATTTGGATGGTGTGATTGAACAAGGTGGCACATTACTTTATTCAGCACGTTATCCTGAATTCGCTCAAGTTGAAGGTCAATTGAAAGGTATCGAACAACTAAAGAAGTTTGGTATTGATGCCTTGGTAGTTATTGGTGGCGACGGGTCTTATCATGGGGCCTTGCGCTTAACTGAACATGGTTATAACACTATTGGATTACCAGGAACAATTGATAACGATATTCCATTTACTGATTTCACGATTGGGTTTGATACGGCAGTTAATACTGACGTTGAAGCACTTGATCGGATTCATGATACGGCACACAGTCATGACCGGACTTTCGTTGTGGAAGTTATGGGTCGTGGAGCTGGTGACGTTGCTATGTGGGCTGGCGTTTCAGCTGGTGCCGACGCTATCGTGATTCCTGAACAAGATTGGGATATGGAAACCATCGCCAACAAAATTAAGTACAACCGGGCTAACGGCCATCGAAGCAACATTGTTGTTTTGGCGGAAGGTGTCATGGGTGCAGCTGAATTTGTTGAAAAGTTATCTGAATATGGTGACTTTGATGCCCGGGCCAATACAATTGGTCATATGCAACGTGGGGGTCGTCCAACTGCTAAAGACCGTGTTATGGCCAGCAAGATGGGCGCCTATGCAGTTGAACTCTTACTTGCGGGTAAGGGTGGCGTCGCCGTTGGAATCCAAAATAATCAATTGGTTAACCATAGTATTTTAGATTTGTTTGATTCTAAACATGAATCTGAACTATCATTGACTAAGTTGAATGATGAGATTTCATTTAACTAA